A single Pseudomonas marvdashtae DNA region contains:
- a CDS encoding glycosyltransferase family 2 protein has protein sequence MHNPCAVIPVYNHETAIATVVQTLLGNGLPCVLVDDASSPACAAVLEQLAEHERVHLVRLAVNQGKGGAVMTGLREAARLGFSHALQVDADGQHDLGDVRAFIEQSRTHPDAVICGYPRYDASVPKGRLYARYLTHVMVWINSLSLQIRDSMCGFRVYPLVPTLALIDSANIGKRMDFDSDILVRLAWRNQPMRWLRTRVHYPLDGVSHFRLFHDNVLISSMHTRLFFGMLVRFPLILWRRWRA, from the coding sequence ATGCATAACCCCTGCGCCGTCATCCCGGTCTACAACCACGAAACCGCCATCGCTACGGTGGTCCAGACGTTGCTCGGCAACGGTTTGCCCTGCGTGCTGGTGGACGATGCCAGTAGCCCGGCATGCGCCGCGGTGCTTGAGCAACTGGCCGAGCACGAGCGGGTTCACCTGGTCCGGCTGGCGGTCAACCAGGGCAAGGGCGGCGCGGTGATGACCGGCCTGCGCGAAGCGGCGCGCCTGGGCTTCAGCCACGCCTTGCAGGTGGACGCCGACGGGCAGCACGATCTTGGCGATGTTCGAGCGTTCATCGAGCAATCGCGCACCCATCCGGACGCGGTGATCTGCGGTTATCCGCGGTACGACGCTAGCGTGCCGAAAGGTCGCTTGTACGCGCGCTACCTGACCCACGTCATGGTCTGGATCAACAGCCTGTCCTTGCAAATCCGCGATTCGATGTGCGGCTTCCGGGTCTATCCCCTGGTGCCAACCCTGGCGCTGATCGACTCGGCGAACATCGGCAAGCGCATGGATTTCGACTCGGACATCCTGGTCCGCCTGGCCTGGCGCAACCAGCCGATGCGCTGGCTGCGCACCCGGGTTCACTACCCCTTGGACGGGGTCTCGCACTTTCGCCTGTTCCACGACAACGTGCTGATCTCCAGCATGCACACCCGGCTGTTCTTCGGCATGCTGGTGCGCTTTCCGCTGATTCTCTGGCGACGGTGGCGAGCATGA
- a CDS encoding LpxL/LpxP family acyltransferase — MNTDKQHWADRQERGSFWLMKLTAFAAKVLGRRLLSPVLYGIVLYFFIFGRSARHAAWQYQQRLADWSSRPELRPTHRRVFGQFMAFADSLLDKLDVWNGKLSIEQIEIVDPALLRNHLRDTRGQMLVGAHLGNLEMCRALAELGEKVTMNVLVHTKHAEQFNRLLGEAGATHLRLIQVSELDPVIMLQLSERLERGEWLAIAGDRVPLHGGRSVTVDFMGHPAAFPQGPWLLAGLLKCPVNLLMCLKHEGRYRVTLEPFADAVVWKRNDREQVIAHWAGLYAGRLAHYCLQAPQQWFNFYPFWKTDDDAHS; from the coding sequence ATGAACACTGACAAACAACACTGGGCCGATCGCCAGGAGCGCGGCAGTTTCTGGCTGATGAAACTCACGGCGTTCGCCGCCAAGGTGCTGGGTCGTCGGTTATTGAGCCCGGTGCTGTACGGCATCGTCCTGTACTTCTTCATTTTCGGCCGTAGCGCCCGTCACGCGGCCTGGCAGTACCAACAGCGCCTGGCCGATTGGAGCAGCCGCCCAGAGCTGCGCCCGACCCACCGGCGCGTCTTCGGGCAGTTCATGGCGTTTGCCGATTCCCTGTTGGACAAGCTCGACGTCTGGAACGGCAAACTGAGCATCGAGCAGATCGAAATCGTCGACCCGGCGCTGCTGCGCAACCACTTGCGCGACACCCGCGGGCAGATGCTGGTGGGCGCGCACCTGGGCAACCTGGAAATGTGCCGGGCCTTGGCCGAGCTGGGTGAAAAAGTCACCATGAACGTGCTGGTGCACACCAAGCACGCTGAACAATTCAACCGGTTGCTGGGCGAAGCTGGCGCGACGCACCTGCGCCTTATCCAAGTCAGCGAGCTGGACCCGGTGATCATGCTGCAACTGAGCGAACGCCTGGAGCGCGGCGAATGGCTGGCGATCGCCGGCGACCGCGTGCCGTTACATGGGGGACGCAGCGTGACCGTGGATTTCATGGGTCACCCGGCGGCATTCCCGCAAGGTCCCTGGCTGTTGGCCGGCCTGTTGAAGTGCCCGGTCAATCTGCTGATGTGCCTCAAGCACGAGGGGCGCTATCGCGTCACCCTCGAACCCTTCGCCGACGCCGTGGTGTGGAAACGCAACGACCGCGAACAGGTGATCGCCCATTGGGCCGGCCTGTATGCCGGACGCCTGGCGCACTACTGCCTCCAGGCCCCGCAACAGTGGTTCAACTTTTACCCTTTCTGGAAGACCGATGACGATGCCCACTCTTGA
- a CDS encoding HAL/PAL/TAL family ammonia-lyase yields the protein MTMPTLEPVTFGERPLRIEDVLALANRQAPTQLQDDPAFRQRIAKGAQFLDSLLDKEGVIYGVTTGYGDSCVVAVPLHHVEALPRHLYTFHGCGLGKLLDAQATRAVLAARLQSLCHGVSGVRVELLERLQAFLELDILPLIPEEGSVGASGDLTPLSYVAATLSGERDVMFRGERRLAADVHRELGWTPLVLRPKEALALMNGTAVMTGLACLAFARADYLLQLATRITALNVVALQGNPEHFDERLFAAKPHPGQMQVAAWLRKDLAIDAPTAPLHRLQDRYSLRCAPHVLGVLADSLGWLRSFIETELNSANDNPIIDAEAERVLHGGHFYGGHIAFAMDSLKNLVANVADLLDRQLALLVDERYNHGLPSNLSGASAERAMLNHGFKAVQIGTSAWTAEALKNTMPASVFSRSTECHNQDKVSMGTIAARDAIRVLELTEQVAAATLLAANQGVWLRSRAEDARPLPPALAAMHQQLAEDFPPVIEDRALEGELRLCLQRIAEQHWRLHA from the coding sequence ATGACGATGCCCACTCTTGAGCCGGTAACCTTCGGCGAACGCCCCTTGCGCATTGAAGACGTCCTGGCCCTGGCCAACCGTCAGGCACCGACGCAGTTGCAGGATGACCCGGCGTTCCGCCAACGCATTGCCAAGGGTGCGCAATTTCTCGATTCCCTGCTGGACAAGGAAGGCGTGATCTATGGCGTGACCACCGGTTACGGCGACTCCTGCGTAGTGGCGGTGCCGTTGCACCACGTCGAGGCCCTGCCGCGTCACCTGTACACGTTCCACGGCTGCGGCCTGGGCAAATTGCTCGACGCCCAGGCCACTCGCGCCGTGCTCGCGGCGCGTTTGCAGTCGCTGTGCCACGGCGTGTCGGGAGTGCGGGTGGAACTGCTGGAACGGCTCCAGGCCTTTCTCGAACTCGACATCCTGCCGCTGATCCCGGAAGAAGGTTCGGTGGGCGCCAGCGGCGATCTGACGCCGCTGTCCTATGTTGCCGCCACGCTGTCCGGTGAACGGGACGTCATGTTCCGCGGCGAGCGGCGCCTGGCCGCCGACGTGCACCGTGAACTGGGCTGGACGCCGCTGGTGCTGCGGCCCAAGGAAGCCCTGGCGCTGATGAACGGCACCGCCGTGATGACCGGCCTGGCCTGCCTGGCCTTCGCCCGCGCCGATTACCTGTTGCAACTGGCAACCCGGATCACGGCGCTGAATGTCGTCGCCCTGCAAGGTAATCCGGAGCACTTCGACGAACGCCTGTTCGCCGCCAAGCCACACCCGGGGCAGATGCAAGTCGCCGCGTGGCTGCGCAAGGACCTGGCGATCGACGCTCCGACCGCGCCACTGCATCGCCTGCAGGACCGCTATTCCCTGCGCTGCGCGCCGCATGTGCTCGGTGTGCTGGCGGACAGCCTGGGCTGGCTGCGCTCGTTCATCGAAACCGAACTCAACAGCGCCAATGACAACCCGATCATCGATGCCGAAGCGGAGCGCGTGCTTCACGGCGGGCATTTCTACGGCGGACACATCGCCTTCGCCATGGACAGCCTGAAGAACCTGGTCGCCAACGTCGCCGACTTGCTGGATCGCCAGCTCGCCCTGCTGGTGGACGAGCGCTACAACCATGGCTTGCCGAGCAACCTGTCCGGCGCCAGCGCCGAGCGGGCGATGCTCAACCATGGTTTCAAGGCCGTGCAGATCGGCACCAGCGCATGGACCGCCGAAGCCCTGAAAAACACCATGCCGGCCAGCGTGTTCTCGCGCTCCACCGAATGCCACAACCAGGACAAGGTCAGCATGGGCACCATCGCCGCCCGGGACGCGATCCGCGTACTGGAACTGACCGAGCAAGTCGCCGCCGCCACGTTGCTGGCCGCCAACCAAGGCGTCTGGCTGCGCAGCCGCGCCGAAGATGCACGACCACTGCCGCCTGCCTTGGCCGCCATGCACCAGCAACTGGCCGAGGACTTCCCACCTGTGATCGAAGACCGCGCGCTGGAAGGCGAACTGCGCCTGTGCCTGCAACGCATCGCTGAACAACATTGGAGGCTGCATGCGTAG
- a CDS encoding acyl-CoA thioesterase, translated as MRSQGVLHVDTPIVVPFFDVDSMNVVWHGHYVKYLEVARCALLDLIGHNYNDMLESGHAWPVIDLQLRYVRSAVFGQALTVRASLVEWENRLKINYLISDAATGERLTRASSVQVAVDMATREMLLASPRVFVEAVERKLS; from the coding sequence ATGCGTAGCCAAGGTGTTTTGCACGTCGACACCCCGATCGTGGTGCCGTTTTTTGACGTCGACTCGATGAACGTGGTCTGGCACGGCCACTACGTCAAATACTTGGAAGTGGCCCGCTGTGCGCTGCTCGACCTGATCGGCCACAACTACAACGACATGCTCGAATCCGGCCATGCGTGGCCGGTGATCGACCTGCAACTGCGCTACGTGCGCAGTGCGGTGTTCGGCCAGGCCCTGACCGTACGCGCCAGCCTGGTGGAATGGGAAAACCGGCTGAAGATCAATTACCTGATCAGCGATGCCGCGACCGGCGAACGCCTGACCCGTGCCAGCTCGGTGCAAGTGGCCGTGGACATGGCCACCCGCGAAATGCTCCTGGCCTCGCCACGGGTATTTGTCGAAGCCGTCGAGAGGAAACTGTCATGA
- a CDS encoding LolA family protein — protein MKRLFIWLLLCSLSPLAQAFDLQQLSDQLARPDVIHGQFIQEKHLRALPQPLTSKGRFVLAKNHGLLWLLQTPLQQDYRITANGIARRDGNGWQLLPNKSAGAEQNRLFLAVLQGDSSGLQRDFELSLSGEPQQWKLTLTPRSVLLKQVFNQINIDGGELVQRIELLETQGDSTVLRMQDSTSAQPLSEAEQHDFAE, from the coding sequence ATGAAGCGCCTGTTCATCTGGCTGCTGCTATGCAGCTTGTCGCCGCTGGCCCAGGCGTTCGACCTGCAACAGTTGAGCGACCAACTGGCCCGCCCGGACGTGATCCACGGCCAGTTCATCCAGGAAAAACATCTGCGCGCCTTGCCCCAACCACTCACCAGCAAGGGCCGCTTCGTGCTGGCGAAAAACCACGGCCTGCTCTGGCTGCTGCAAACGCCACTGCAACAGGATTACCGCATCACCGCCAATGGCATAGCGCGACGGGACGGCAATGGCTGGCAGCTGCTGCCGAACAAAAGTGCCGGCGCCGAGCAAAACCGCCTGTTCCTCGCGGTACTGCAGGGCGACAGCAGTGGCTTGCAGCGGGACTTCGAACTGAGCCTGTCGGGCGAGCCGCAGCAGTGGAAACTCACCCTCACCCCGCGCTCGGTGCTGCTCAAACAAGTCTTCAACCAGATCAACATCGACGGCGGCGAACTGGTCCAGCGCATCGAACTGCTGGAAACCCAGGGTGACAGCACCGTGCTGCGCATGCAGGACAGCACCAGTGCGCAGCCTTTGAGCGAAGCGGAGCAACATGATTTTGCCGAGTGA
- a CDS encoding MMPL family transporter: protein MILPSERMLPRLFLILLLAVLALAGWQWRNGAPLSANLMELVPGTSPDALELIAEHRMQEPLNREVLVLVGHADRQHAITLAQTLGEQWQASGLFDRVQWTLQADLPALRKQLLDGRLAMLSATDRQQLIDQPQAFIQQRVQALFDPFSGFSLVPSQDDWLGLTGRIQNSQPQRGAIQLDVGSGALIAEADGKQWVMLRARTQGNAFDMNLPLQVADLLQRSRDLASQAQGQLLAASGLLYAASGQQQASREITWVGGGATVGILLLLLLAFRRFRVWLAFVPVLVGMLFGAVACVALFGRMHVMTLVLGSSLIGVAVDYPLHYLSKSWSLKPWRSWPALRLTLPGLSLSLATTCIGYLALAWTPFPALTQIAIFSAAGLIGAYLSAVCLLPALLQHADLRPAQWPLRLCESLLQCRDALLTRVRTPILFALLLGFCGGGLWQLTSKNDIRQWIGTPQHLTDEAQAIARITGFQPTSQFFLIRAENQPQLLERQTALNERLDQLIGLEKLQGYLSLNQLVSPPAEQQQVREALARLPAFWQPLLDLGVPAAALETELAQLQALPVTDIDAALTGPLAEPYRTLWLGPTAQGVAAVVSLQGLNDAALLRVQAVDLPGVQLVDRLGDLNRVFAATQVSAAELKLASCVLIVLVLIWPFGVGGALRVVALPLLAALCSLASLGWLGQPLTLFSLFGLLLVTAIGVDYAILMREQIGGAAVSLLGTLLAAVTTWLSFGLLALSSTPAVSNFGLAVSLGLAFSFLLAPWAGRQVHAGTAEPVQ from the coding sequence ATGATTTTGCCGAGTGAACGGATGCTGCCCCGGCTGTTCCTGATCCTGCTGCTGGCGGTGCTGGCGCTCGCCGGTTGGCAATGGCGCAACGGCGCACCGTTGTCGGCCAATCTCATGGAATTGGTGCCCGGTACGTCACCTGATGCGCTGGAACTGATTGCCGAACACCGCATGCAAGAGCCGCTGAACCGCGAAGTGCTGGTGCTGGTTGGCCACGCCGACCGCCAGCACGCCATCACCCTGGCGCAAACCCTCGGCGAACAATGGCAGGCCAGCGGTCTGTTCGACAGGGTCCAGTGGACGCTGCAGGCTGACCTGCCGGCGCTGCGCAAGCAATTGCTCGACGGCCGACTGGCCATGCTGTCGGCAACGGACCGGCAGCAGTTGATCGATCAACCCCAGGCCTTTATCCAGCAACGGGTGCAGGCCCTGTTCGACCCGTTCAGCGGCTTCAGCCTGGTGCCGAGCCAGGATGACTGGCTCGGCCTGACCGGCCGTATCCAGAACAGCCAGCCGCAACGCGGCGCGATACAGCTGGACGTGGGCAGCGGCGCACTGATCGCCGAAGCCGACGGCAAGCAATGGGTCATGCTGCGGGCGCGCACCCAAGGCAATGCCTTCGACATGAACCTGCCGCTGCAAGTGGCCGATCTGCTGCAACGCAGCCGTGACCTCGCAAGCCAGGCCCAAGGGCAACTGCTGGCCGCCAGCGGCCTGCTGTATGCCGCTAGCGGCCAGCAACAGGCGTCGCGGGAAATCACCTGGGTTGGCGGGGGCGCGACAGTCGGCATCCTGTTGCTGCTGTTGCTGGCCTTCCGACGTTTTCGGGTGTGGCTGGCGTTCGTGCCGGTGCTGGTGGGCATGTTGTTCGGCGCGGTGGCTTGCGTGGCGCTGTTCGGACGGATGCACGTGATGACCCTGGTGTTGGGTTCGAGCCTGATTGGCGTGGCAGTGGATTATCCGCTGCACTACCTGTCCAAGAGCTGGAGCCTCAAGCCGTGGCGCAGCTGGCCGGCCCTGCGCTTGACGCTGCCGGGGCTGAGCCTGAGCCTGGCGACCACGTGCATCGGTTACCTGGCCCTGGCCTGGACCCCGTTCCCGGCCCTGACCCAAATCGCAATTTTCTCTGCCGCCGGACTGATCGGCGCCTATCTGTCGGCGGTCTGCCTGTTGCCGGCACTGCTTCAACACGCTGACCTGCGCCCTGCCCAATGGCCGTTGCGGCTGTGCGAGAGCCTGCTCCAGTGCCGCGACGCGTTGCTGACCCGGGTACGCACGCCGATCCTGTTTGCACTCTTGCTGGGCTTCTGTGGCGGTGGCCTCTGGCAACTGACCAGTAAAAACGATATTCGCCAGTGGATCGGCACGCCCCAACACCTGACCGATGAAGCCCAGGCCATCGCCCGCATCACCGGCTTCCAGCCCACCAGCCAGTTCTTCCTGATCCGTGCCGAGAACCAGCCACAGCTGCTCGAACGCCAGACGGCCCTCAACGAGCGGCTTGACCAGTTGATCGGCCTGGAAAAACTCCAAGGCTATCTGTCCCTCAATCAATTGGTCAGCCCGCCCGCCGAGCAACAACAGGTTCGTGAGGCCCTGGCCCGGCTGCCGGCGTTCTGGCAGCCGCTCCTGGACCTCGGCGTGCCCGCCGCTGCGCTGGAAACGGAGCTGGCGCAATTGCAGGCCTTGCCGGTCACCGACATTGACGCCGCGCTGACCGGGCCGCTGGCCGAACCCTACCGCACGCTCTGGCTCGGCCCGACGGCGCAAGGCGTGGCGGCGGTGGTCAGCCTGCAAGGCTTGAACGATGCCGCGCTGCTGCGGGTGCAGGCGGTGGACCTGCCCGGCGTGCAACTGGTGGATCGCCTGGGCGACCTGAACCGGGTGTTCGCTGCCACGCAAGTCAGCGCCGCCGAACTGAAACTGGCCTCGTGCGTGCTGATCGTATTGGTGTTGATCTGGCCATTCGGCGTCGGCGGTGCCTTGCGCGTCGTGGCATTGCCGCTGCTGGCTGCGCTGTGCAGCCTGGCGAGCCTCGGCTGGCTGGGGCAACCGTTGACGCTGTTCAGCCTGTTCGGCCTGCTGCTGGTGACGGCCATCGGCGTCGACTACGCCATTCTCATGCGTGAACAGATCGGCGGTGCCGCCGTGAGCCTGCTGGGCACACTGCTGGCGGCGGTCACGACGTGGCTGTCGTTCGGCTTGCTGGCGTTGTCCAGTACGCCGGCGGTGAGTAACTTCGGCTTGGCGGTAAGCCTGGGGCTGGCATTCAGCTTCCTGCTCGCGCCGTGGGCGGGGCGTCAGGTCCATGCCGGCACTGCGGAGCCCGTCCAATGA